One stretch of candidate division TA06 bacterium DNA includes these proteins:
- the hprK gene encoding HPr(Ser) kinase/phosphatase — protein MKKETGIRKKRLAQGGMMTKVKSTKIAWILSDRENEFRLKLVSGKTGVDREVRSPDIHRPGLALAGYLKFFPNDRIQVLGKNEISYLNHLGKKEMESALSKLSWGNIPCMVVTNSQPVPALLRRMSNARGVPILVTSMETGAFILVLTEYLNFALAAEKTVHATLVDVFGMGLLLTGAPGIGKSEAALALVERGHRLVADDTVRIVKQSNNILIGSSCNPPEAGLSHHMEIKGVGLVDVYAIYGITAIRLQKRIEVEVELVKWTRATSEVRLGIEEETREIMGVEIPYVHIPLIPGKNVAILCEVVARTQLLKVWGYNPAVEFDEKLIRLMGGHEEMDWE, from the coding sequence ATGAAGAAAGAAACAGGGATAAGAAAAAAGAGGCTGGCACAGGGAGGTATGATGACAAAGGTGAAGAGCACAAAGATAGCCTGGATTCTTTCGGACAGGGAGAATGAGTTCAGGCTGAAACTGGTATCCGGGAAGACAGGTGTTGACAGGGAGGTGAGGTCGCCTGACATACACAGGCCGGGACTGGCGCTGGCCGGCTATTTGAAATTCTTCCCCAATGATAGGATTCAGGTTCTGGGCAAGAACGAAATCTCCTACCTGAATCACCTGGGAAAGAAGGAAATGGAGAGTGCCCTTAGCAAGCTATCCTGGGGAAACATCCCCTGTATGGTGGTGACGAACTCTCAGCCAGTACCCGCTCTTCTTCGGAGAATGTCCAATGCCAGAGGGGTCCCCATACTGGTAACATCAATGGAAACAGGAGCTTTCATTCTAGTGTTAACAGAATACTTGAACTTTGCGCTCGCTGCAGAAAAAACTGTCCATGCTACCCTTGTTGATGTTTTCGGCATGGGGCTTTTGCTGACAGGAGCGCCCGGCATAGGCAAAAGCGAGGCGGCCCTGGCTCTGGTTGAACGCGGACACAGGCTCGTTGCAGACGACACAGTGAGGATCGTAAAGCAGAGCAACAACATTCTGATTGGCTCTTCCTGCAATCCCCCTGAGGCAGGCCTGAGCCACCATATGGAAATCAAGGGAGTGGGGCTCGTGGATGTCTACGCCATATATGGAATAACGGCTATAAGGCTCCAGAAGAGGATAGAGGTTGAGGTTGAACTTGTCAAGTGGACGCGGGCAACGTCTGAAGTCCGGCTGGGGATAGAGGAAGAGACCAGAGAAATAATGGGCGTAGAAATTCCTTATGTACACATACCCCTTATCCCAGGTAAGAATGTGGCCATACTGTGTGAAGTCGTTGCCAGGACCCAACTCCTGAAGGTATGGGGATATAACCCTGCTGTTGAATTCGATGAAAAACTGATCAGACTGATGGGGGGTCACGAGGAGATGGATTGGGAATGA